The following is a genomic window from Gemmatimonadaceae bacterium.
GCGAACAACTCGCGCTCGAAGAAAAACGAATGCTGGTCCTGCCCCGCCGGGCCGCCGTGAATCCGCAGTAGCATCGGATACTTCGTTCCCTGCACGAATCCGGCGGGCTTGACGAGCAGGCCGTGCGCTTCGTTGCCGTCTTTCGTCTTGAACGAAACGTCTTCGGTCGTCGCGAGCTGTACCTCGGCGAGCCAGGCGTCGTTGTGGTGCGAGAGCTGTCGCAGCGATCCGTTCTCGAGCGCGAAGATTTCTCCCGGCTGCGTCGCCGTCCCCGCCAGCACCGCGATGCGGCCGTCCTTGCCGAGCGATAGTCCGCTCGCGACGCGGCGGCCCGACATCAGCGGCTGAGTCGCGCCGCCGCTCGTCGCGACGCGACCGACGAGTTGAACGCGGTCGTCCGTGTACAGGAACACGATCGACTTTCCGTCCTCGCTGAAACGCGCCGACGAGATCGGCCGGTCGAGCGCGGCGGTGAGAATGCGCGGCGCTCCGCCGTTCGCGTCCACCACCGCGAGCCGCTGCTCGTCGTACGCGTAGAACTTCGGCTCACTCCCTTGCAGATAGGCGATCGATCGGCCGTCCGGGCTCCACGACAATGGACCCTCGTCGGGTCCTTCGAACGTCGTGAGGCGTTTCGGCGTCGCGCCGGCGCGCGCTTCGACGACGAAGACGTCCGAGTTGTTCGTACGATCCGGGTCCGCCGCCTGCGGACGCGTGCTGACGAACGCGATCGACTTGCCGTCGGGCGACCACGCCGGTCGCGATTCCTCGAACATCCCCGGCGTGATCAGCGTCGCCTTCTTTTCGGTCAGATCAAACACGTACAAGTGCGCGCGAGTCGAGTCGAGGTATCCGTTGTCGTCGTCCTTGAAGTGGTACCGGTCGATGACGATCGGCTTCGGCTTCGAACCGGCCGAGTCGGCGGTGTCGAGCGACGGCCGCATGATGATCGCGATGCGCTTGCTGTCCGGCGCCCACGCGTATTCGTCGATCCCGTCCTTGAGCTCCGTCACACGCTGCGCTTCGCCGCCGCGCCGGTCGAGCAGCCAGAGCTGCGAACCCTTGCCGCCTTCGCGCGACGAGAGGAACGACAGATACTTCCCGTCCGGACTCCATCGCGGAGTCGTCTCGGCGTCGGGCGACGACGTCAGCTGAATCGCCTGCGTGCCGTCCCAACTCGCCATCCAAACGTCGGTGTTCGATTTGTCTTTGGCCGAGTCGAGGGTCGTCACGGTGTACGCGACCCATTGCCCGTCGGGCGAAAGCTCGGGCGCGCCGATGTTGCGGAGGCGGTACAAGTCGCCGACGCGCAGCGGGCGCTTCGCGGCCTGGGCGAGGAGCGACGGCGCCGACCATAGGACGGCCGTAAAAATCGAACAAACGACGGCGGCGCGGCGGATCGACGATGTCATGACATTCTCCAAGCTCGAACAGTGGTGGGGGGGGAGGTGCGAAGCGGACGCCGCGTTCTATCGTTTGACCGCCC
Proteins encoded in this region:
- a CDS encoding S9 family peptidase, giving the protein MTSSIRRAAVVCSIFTAVLWSAPSLLAQAAKRPLRVGDLYRLRNIGAPELSPDGQWVAYTVTTLDSAKDKSNTDVWMASWDGTQAIQLTSSPDAETTPRWSPDGKYLSFLSSREGGKGSQLWLLDRRGGEAQRVTELKDGIDEYAWAPDSKRIAIIMRPSLDTADSAGSKPKPIVIDRYHFKDDDNGYLDSTRAHLYVFDLTEKKATLITPGMFEESRPAWSPDGKSIAFVSTRPQAADPDRTNNSDVFVVEARAGATPKRLTTFEGPDEGPLSWSPDGRSIAYLQGSEPKFYAYDEQRLAVVDANGGAPRILTAALDRPISSARFSEDGKSIVFLYTDDRVQLVGRVATSGGATQPLMSGRRVASGLSLGKDGRIAVLAGTATQPGEIFALENGSLRQLSHHNDAWLAEVQLATTEDVSFKTKDGNEAHGLLVKPAGFVQGTKYPMLLRIHGGPAGQDQHSFFFERELFAANGYVVLNVNYRGSNGRGEAYQRAIYADWGNKEVVDLLAGVDYVVASGIADPQRLGIGGWSYGGILTDYTSATTTRFKAAISGAGSALQTSMYGVDEYVFQYDTELGPPWKSQDLWIKLSYPFFHADRITTPTLYMGGDKDFNVPVVGGEQMYQALRSLGVPTQLVIYPDQHHGLTRPSFLYDRLSRYVAWYDKFLKPAPVQAGVVHP